In Campylobacter mucosalis, a single window of DNA contains:
- a CDS encoding DNA adenine methylase, which produces MVENRAFLKEQILTYLGNKRSLLDLIGKGVKIAKDELKKDKLATCDLFSGSGVVARFLKQHSSFLVANDLELYSKIVNDCYLFNADDDFKMHLKSSFKPFVKRVNANLKAGFITELYAPDDDENIKFGERAFYTKNNALFIDTARDMIDTLPLEMRRFFLAPLLYEASNRANTSGVFKGFYKNKNGVGQFGGEGQNALGRIKGAISLKVPVFSNFNVPYEIYKMDANVLASELSELDLIYLDPPYNQHPYGSNYFMLNLIAKNERPSEFSNVSGIQKDWNRSVYNNKSKAPESFFSLVLSLKAKFILISFNSEGFISRENFEKELAKMGQVIILEQKYNTFRGSRNLSARNLHVSEFLYVLRKR; this is translated from the coding sequence ATGGTTGAAAATAGAGCTTTTTTAAAAGAGCAAATCTTAACTTATCTTGGAAACAAACGCTCCTTGCTAGACCTTATCGGTAAGGGCGTAAAAATCGCAAAAGATGAGCTAAAAAAGGACAAACTCGCCACCTGTGACCTATTTTCAGGCTCTGGCGTTGTGGCTAGATTTTTAAAGCAACACAGCAGTTTTTTGGTCGCAAACGACCTTGAGCTTTACTCAAAAATAGTAAACGACTGCTATCTTTTTAACGCAGATGATGATTTTAAAATGCACCTTAAAAGCTCGTTTAAACCATTCGTAAAACGCGTAAATGCAAATTTAAAGGCGGGTTTTATCACTGAGCTTTATGCCCCAGATGATGATGAGAATATAAAATTTGGCGAAAGGGCGTTTTATACCAAAAACAACGCATTGTTTATTGATACGGCTCGTGATATGATAGATACTTTGCCACTAGAAATGCGTAGGTTTTTTCTAGCTCCACTGCTTTATGAAGCTAGTAACCGAGCAAACACGAGTGGCGTTTTTAAGGGGTTTTATAAAAATAAAAATGGAGTTGGTCAATTTGGCGGAGAGGGGCAAAATGCACTTGGTCGCATAAAAGGTGCGATCTCTTTAAAGGTGCCTGTTTTTTCAAATTTTAACGTCCCTTATGAGATTTATAAAATGGACGCAAATGTCCTGGCTAGTGAGCTTAGTGAGCTTGATCTAATCTACCTTGATCCACCATACAATCAACATCCATACGGCTCAAACTACTTTATGCTAAATTTAATCGCAAAAAATGAGCGACCAAGCGAATTTTCAAATGTTTCTGGCATACAAAAGGACTGGAACCGCTCAGTATATAATAATAAGTCAAAAGCACCAGAGAGCTTTTTTAGCCTAGTTTTGAGCCTAAAGGCAAAATTTATACTTATATCATTTAACTCAGAAGGCTTTATAAGTCGCGAGAATTTTGAGAAAGAACTTGCAAAAATGGGGCAAGTGATAATCTTGGAGCAAAAATATAACACATTTAGAGGGAGTAGAAATCTAAGTGCTAGAAATTTACACGTTAGTGAATTTTTGTATGTATTAAGGAAACGATAA
- a CDS encoding Abi family protein has protein sequence MSINNKPKLSIAKQIEHLKQKGIKFESYSEKEAYVFLQNNSYLFKAKAYLNTFKEKDSLGKTLEYKDLDFKHLVDLSTIDMHFRRFLVRLTLDLEHILKSKIMRDFNNSPYNGYEIIADFLAQNSYADDFIKNQLNNINRRIEANKDLSAPTEFILKKYQRDLAIWNFIEITQFGIFIEFANFFYEKHKNKEFDAIKHSLFNVKFLRNACAHNNCILANLKDNIRNPQRQSLDIIFGLKIFKKKDINFIKKQMMNRSINDFVTTVLVYDKICRSSHMKYYCYSELYDLMIGRFLKNKDLYKKSKIIKRRYIFCLRILKFLKNKQELNQ, from the coding sequence TTGTCGATAAACAATAAACCAAAACTTAGCATAGCAAAGCAAATTGAGCACCTAAAGCAAAAAGGCATAAAATTTGAAAGTTATAGTGAGAAAGAGGCTTATGTTTTTTTACAAAACAATAGCTATCTTTTTAAAGCAAAGGCTTATTTAAATACTTTTAAAGAAAAGGACAGCCTTGGCAAAACTTTAGAGTATAAGGATTTAGATTTTAAACATCTTGTGGATTTATCTACGATAGATATGCATTTTAGGCGGTTTTTAGTAAGATTAACTCTTGATTTGGAACATATTTTAAAATCAAAAATAATGCGAGATTTTAATAATAGTCCATATAATGGATATGAGATTATTGCTGATTTTTTAGCTCAAAATTCTTATGCAGATGATTTTATTAAAAATCAATTAAATAATATCAATAGGCGAATTGAAGCTAATAAAGATCTTTCTGCTCCTACCGAATTTATTTTAAAAAAATATCAAAGAGATCTTGCAATTTGGAATTTTATAGAGATAACCCAATTTGGCATTTTTATAGAATTTGCAAATTTCTTTTATGAAAAACATAAAAACAAAGAATTTGACGCCATAAAACATAGTCTTTTTAATGTAAAATTTTTACGCAATGCTTGTGCTCACAATAATTGCATATTAGCAAATTTAAAAGACAATATAAGAAATCCTCAAAGACAAAGTTTAGATATTATTTTTGGGCTAAAAATTTTTAAGAAAAAAGATATTAATTTTATTAAAAAGCAGATGATGAATCGATCCATAAATGATTTTGTGACAACAGTTTTGGTGTATGATAAAATTTGCAGAAGTTCTCATATGAAGTATTATTGTTATAGCGAACTTTACGATCTTATGATCGGTAGATTTTTAAAAAATAAAGATCTATATAAAAAGTCAAAAATCATAAAAAGACGTTATATTTTTTGTTTAAGAATATTAAAATTTCTTAAGAATAAGCAAGAATTAAATCAATAG
- a CDS encoding 3'(2'),5'-bisphosphate nucleotidase CysQ family protein: MRELLELAKKAAVSAGAEILKHYNKFEVYKKMDSSPLTTADLAANEKIFEILSVSGIEICSEERILGDELRLKSDRFWLVDPLDGTKEFIKQNGEFCVCIALIERAKPVLGVIFIPTTNELFYANGNECFKEICTQPNQIINLSKVTKNSKIAYTSTIKSKNLPHTLLIQRGFDVVRIGSAIKFCRLCESGGVYIRLSPSSLWDIAAGEAIVRSCGGFMFDIKTKDEINYNTKSLKSPYFIALSKDMIELKDEILQAIGSI; this comes from the coding sequence ATGAGAGAACTTTTAGAACTAGCAAAAAAGGCGGCCGTAAGTGCTGGAGCTGAAATTTTAAAACACTACAACAAATTTGAAGTGTATAAAAAAATGGATAGCTCTCCGCTTACGACGGCAGATCTAGCAGCAAATGAGAAGATATTTGAAATTTTAAGTGTTAGCGGTATAGAAATTTGCTCAGAAGAGAGAATTTTAGGCGATGAGCTAAGGCTTAAGAGTGATAGATTTTGGCTAGTTGATCCGCTTGATGGCACAAAAGAATTCATCAAACAAAATGGCGAATTTTGCGTGTGTATCGCACTTATAGAACGAGCAAAACCAGTGCTTGGCGTGATATTTATCCCAACCACAAACGAGCTATTTTACGCCAATGGTAATGAGTGTTTTAAAGAAATTTGCACACAGCCAAATCAAATTATAAACCTAAGCAAAGTTACAAAAAATAGCAAAATAGCCTACACAAGCACCATAAAAAGCAAAAATTTACCGCACACGCTTTTAATTCAGCGTGGATTTGATGTGGTAAGGATAGGCTCTGCGATAAAATTTTGTAGACTTTGCGAGAGTGGCGGGGTTTATATACGCCTAAGCCCAAGCTCACTTTGGGATATAGCAGCCGGAGAAGCTATCGTTAGAAGCTGTGGCGGATTTATGTTTGATATAAAAACAAAAGATGAGATAAACTACAATACAAAAAGCCTAAAAAGCCCATATTTTATAGCACTTAGCAAAGATATGATAGAGCTTAAAGATGAAATTTTACAAGCGATAGGTAGTATATAA
- a CDS encoding citrate synthase: MKNTATIIDNRNGKSYEYPILNGTMGPDVVDISTFFSDTGMFTFDKGLTSTAMCVSNLTYIDGLKGELMHRGYDIAYLAEHKTFLDVAYLLLNGELPSGDEYLNFKSELKKRSYIHEGMMKIFDAFPDKAHPMAILQASVSALSAFYFDHLNMDKPEEYREMAMRIIAKIPTIAAFSYRFSRGYPIIYPNLDRGFTENFLYMMRSYPYEHVDLKPIEVKALDTVFMLHADHEQNASTTTVRTVGSTHAHPYACIAAGIGALWGWAHGGANEGVIRQLEEIGSVENVDKYIARAKDKNDPFRLMGFGHRVYKNFDPRAKVLKKMRDQLIDEIGINSELIKVANRIEEIALNDDYFVSRNLYPNVDFHSGLILKALGIPNDMFAVIFVIGRTPGWISQWLELKEQGAMKIVRPRQLYTGNTNRTPN, encoded by the coding sequence ATGAAAAATACCGCAACCATAATCGACAACCGCAATGGAAAAAGCTATGAGTATCCGATACTAAATGGCACTATGGGACCTGATGTTGTGGATATCTCTACATTTTTTAGCGATACGGGTATGTTCACGTTTGATAAGGGGCTTACCTCAACTGCAATGTGCGTATCAAATTTAACATATATAGATGGGCTAAAGGGCGAACTAATGCACCGCGGATACGACATCGCGTATCTTGCCGAGCATAAAACATTTTTAGACGTAGCGTATTTGCTTTTAAATGGGGAGTTGCCAAGTGGCGATGAGTATTTAAATTTCAAATCAGAGCTTAAAAAACGCTCATACATACACGAAGGTATGATGAAAATTTTTGACGCGTTTCCTGATAAAGCACACCCCATGGCGATACTTCAGGCGTCAGTTTCTGCTCTGTCTGCGTTTTACTTTGATCATCTAAATATGGACAAGCCTGAAGAATACCGCGAGATGGCAATGCGAATAATAGCTAAAATTCCTACCATAGCGGCATTTAGTTACCGCTTCTCACGTGGATATCCTATCATATATCCAAATTTAGATCGCGGTTTTACAGAAAATTTCCTTTATATGATGCGTTCATATCCTTATGAACACGTGGATTTAAAGCCCATTGAAGTAAAAGCACTTGATACGGTCTTTATGCTACACGCTGACCACGAGCAAAATGCCTCTACGACAACGGTAAGGACAGTTGGCTCGACACACGCACACCCTTATGCTTGTATAGCAGCTGGTATTGGTGCCTTGTGGGGCTGGGCACACGGAGGAGCAAACGAGGGAGTGATTAGGCAGTTAGAAGAGATAGGAAGCGTTGAAAATGTCGATAAATATATAGCTCGTGCAAAAGATAAGAACGATCCGTTTAGACTAATGGGCTTTGGACACAGGGTATATAAGAATTTTGACCCTCGTGCCAAGGTTCTTAAAAAGATGAGAGATCAACTAATAGATGAGATTGGCATAAACTCAGAGCTTATAAAAGTAGCAAACCGCATTGAAGAGATTGCTTTAAATGACGACTACTTCGTATCTCGCAACCTCTATCCGAATGTGGATTTTCACTCTGGGCTTATATTAAAAGCACTTGGCATACCAAACGATATGTTTGCCGTCATATTTGTCATAGGTAGAACACCTGGCTGGATAAGTCAGTGGCTGGAGCTAAAAGAGCAAGGTGCAATGAAGATAGTTCGCCCTAGACAGCTTTATACAGGCAATACAAATCGCACACCAAATTAA
- a CDS encoding cation:proton antiporter → MQNNTLFTLISLACIIFLSPYFSRLTRMPIAPIEIILGALASYFGLITQDHIFKLVSEVAFFFLMFLAGMEIDLRMFLNADRKLLTKGYIYIFLLYVIASAITFIFSLHLLFIIIIPIMSVGMIFTLFKEYGKDKEWLNLAMLIASIGEVVSIVLLTIASSYLQYGSEPTFWLNVGYLLAFLALSVLGFKLLDVLFWWFPGFKVVLMPEYDKNEKDIRLSIAIFFSMVALMAYLRLEIAFGAFIAGMFIATFFDHKKDLPQKLGSFGFGFLVPIFFAYIGSTLKLESIFVGSLLQNAMFIVIAMVGARFLSALVFLNLLKFKGVVLYALAHSMPLTLLIAVATIAYGTKNISDELYSSFVLASLIEAIVSMVGIKIITSIKPKGELV, encoded by the coding sequence TTGCAAAACAATACACTTTTTACGCTTATTTCATTAGCTTGTATCATTTTTTTATCTCCGTATTTTTCGCGTCTTACGCGTATGCCAATAGCTCCGATTGAGATAATCTTAGGTGCGTTGGCTAGTTATTTTGGGCTTATAACGCAAGATCACATTTTTAAACTTGTAAGCGAAGTGGCATTTTTCTTTTTAATGTTTTTAGCAGGTATGGAGATAGATCTTCGTATGTTTTTAAATGCCGATAGAAAGCTTCTAACAAAAGGCTACATATATATATTTTTACTTTACGTTATAGCTAGTGCGATAACTTTTATATTTTCATTGCACCTGCTTTTTATAATCATCATACCAATAATGAGCGTAGGTATGATATTTACGCTATTTAAGGAGTATGGCAAAGATAAAGAGTGGCTAAATTTAGCTATGCTTATCGCGTCTATTGGCGAGGTTGTAAGTATCGTGCTTTTAACGATAGCTTCATCATACCTTCAATACGGCTCAGAGCCTACATTTTGGCTAAACGTGGGCTATCTTTTGGCATTTTTAGCCCTTAGTGTGCTTGGTTTTAAACTGCTTGACGTGCTATTTTGGTGGTTTCCAGGATTTAAAGTGGTTTTAATGCCAGAGTATGATAAAAATGAAAAAGATATCCGTCTAAGTATCGCGATATTTTTCTCAATGGTCGCACTAATGGCGTATCTGCGTCTTGAGATTGCATTTGGTGCGTTTATAGCGGGTATGTTTATAGCAACCTTTTTTGATCACAAAAAAGATCTGCCACAAAAGTTGGGTAGCTTTGGATTTGGCTTTTTAGTGCCGATATTTTTTGCCTACATCGGCTCAACTTTAAAACTTGAAAGTATATTTGTAGGCTCTTTGTTGCAAAACGCTATGTTTATCGTAATTGCAATGGTTGGTGCTAGATTTTTAAGTGCTTTGGTGTTTTTAAATTTGTTAAAATTTAAAGGCGTCGTTCTTTACGCATTAGCACACTCAATGCCACTTACGCTACTTATAGCGGTAGCCACGATAGCATACGGGACTAAAAATATCAGCGATGAGCTTTACTCGTCATTTGTTTTAGCAAGTTTAATTGAAGCAATAGTATCAATGGTAGGAATAAAAATAATAACAAGCATAAAACCAAAAGGAGAGCTAGTATGA
- a CDS encoding class I SAM-dependent methyltransferase has product MQDVKEFYDEVPYFSAAFVDSSVLRLQAIGEFLNINPPPLKNARVLELGSAYGGNILPFAIHNSDADVVGIDISSTQVNDGNAIAKSMGVGNFTLIQKDILNLSQDDIKKLGKFDYIIAHGFFSWVKNNVKDALLAIIKNMLSPNGIAFISYNVYPGWRGFETLRDFMVFTSKDEKGDKKLKKAKSELKFLEDFLKLNLQAQSDQTLKDTQRLLLTQLGFLKNIIKDDKNDYYILHEFLEPNNDPFYFYKFANKLSAIGLSYLAESTLDDIFSSGVGIARFDRHIEQNYKNRIDSEQMRDFLLNRSFRKSLVVQENLLPKDSQTDIGIDEFSRINLIADIKKDDDKFSLKGALLEPRFAKFYEKIMSVYPASVSLDDFDGTHLQDGFDAFLYLMSNPNVAITTKKFVAISYEKQKSRLKDSIKGYISYFANTTRPALLLATELNTKVELDMLGAKTALLFDGKHSIDEIALKFREIFVELNETDVNIFDAKEYVLGVKTKLENAYFLENIS; this is encoded by the coding sequence GTGCAAGATGTAAAAGAATTTTATGATGAGGTTCCATATTTTTCCGCTGCTTTTGTGGATAGCTCGGTTTTGCGTCTTCAGGCGATTGGTGAGTTTTTAAATATAAATCCGCCACCTTTAAAAAACGCCAGAGTTTTGGAGCTTGGCTCGGCTTATGGTGGTAATATTTTGCCATTTGCCATTCATAATTCAGACGCAGATGTGGTTGGAATAGACATCTCAAGCACTCAAGTTAATGACGGAAATGCTATTGCAAAGAGTATGGGGGTTGGTAATTTTACTCTTATTCAAAAAGATATTTTAAATTTAAGCCAAGATGATATTAAAAAGCTTGGAAAATTTGACTACATCATCGCTCACGGTTTTTTTAGCTGGGTTAAAAATAATGTAAAAGACGCACTTTTGGCTATTATAAAAAATATGCTAAGCCCAAATGGTATCGCGTTTATCTCTTATAACGTCTATCCTGGTTGGCGTGGTTTTGAAACATTACGTGATTTTATGGTTTTTACAAGCAAAGATGAAAAGGGTGACAAAAAGCTAAAAAAAGCAAAATCAGAGCTAAAATTTTTAGAGGATTTTTTAAAACTAAATCTTCAAGCCCAAAGCGATCAAACCCTAAAAGATACGCAACGTCTGCTTTTGACACAGCTTGGATTTTTAAAAAACATTATCAAGGATGATAAAAACGACTACTATATTTTGCACGAATTTTTAGAGCCAAACAATGATCCATTTTACTTTTACAAATTTGCAAATAAACTATCAGCCATAGGGCTTAGCTACCTTGCTGAAAGCACACTTGATGATATTTTTAGTTCTGGTGTTGGGATTGCTAGATTTGATAGACACATCGAGCAAAATTACAAAAACCGCATAGACTCAGAGCAGATGAGAGATTTTTTACTAAATCGTTCATTTAGAAAAAGCTTAGTGGTGCAAGAAAATTTACTACCAAAAGATAGTCAAACTGACATTGGTATTGATGAATTTTCGCGTATAAATTTGATAGCTGATATTAAAAAAGATGATGATAAATTTAGCTTAAAGGGTGCGTTATTGGAGCCTAGATTTGCAAAATTTTATGAAAAAATTATGAGCGTTTATCCAGCAAGTGTTAGTTTAGACGATTTTGATGGCACACACTTGCAAGATGGTTTTGACGCATTTTTATACTTAATGTCAAATCCAAACGTCGCCATAACTACCAAAAAATTTGTCGCTATATCTTATGAAAAGCAAAAAAGCAGACTAAAAGATAGCATAAAAGGCTATATTAGTTACTTTGCAAACACCACTCGGCCGGCACTGCTTTTAGCAACCGAGTTAAACACAAAGGTTGAGCTTGATATGCTTGGTGCAAAAACTGCTCTGCTCTTTGATGGCAAACACTCTATTGATGAGATAGCGTTGAAATTTAGAGAGATTTTTGTAGAGCTTAATGAAACTGATGTTAATATCTTTGATGCCAAAGAGTATGTTTTAGGTGTTAAAACTAAGCTTGAAAATGCGTATTTTTTAGAAAATATTAGCTAG
- a CDS encoding MqnA/MqnD/SBP family protein yields MKFGKIDYLNLLPFHIFLKRSSLTNAVKKGIEHKKDVPSKLNKALLNNRIDAAVISSIESRRSKYKKLNFGIVAKKDVKSVLVRKNSEPKLDVASASSNMLAKILNIKGEVIIGDRALKAYLQEGESKFYDLGKIWHSRTGLPFVFGRFCYTKNASAYNKLVKNFLKQNIKIPRYILEQYATSRDISPNDIKWYLKFITYKMGKKEQKGLKIFIKKARAMGFNPKQL; encoded by the coding sequence TTGAAATTTGGCAAGATTGACTACTTAAATTTATTACCATTTCATATATTTTTAAAACGCTCAAGTCTAACAAATGCCGTTAAAAAGGGTATCGAGCATAAAAAAGATGTGCCTAGTAAGCTAAACAAGGCACTCTTAAATAACCGCATAGACGCTGCGGTAATATCAAGCATAGAGAGCAGACGTTCTAAGTATAAAAAGCTAAATTTTGGAATTGTCGCAAAAAAAGATGTCAAAAGCGTTTTGGTGCGTAAAAACTCAGAGCCCAAACTTGATGTTGCAAGTGCTAGTTCTAATATGCTAGCTAAAATTTTAAACATAAAAGGTGAAGTGATAATAGGCGACAGAGCCTTAAAGGCGTATTTGCAAGAAGGAGAGAGCAAATTTTATGATTTGGGCAAAATTTGGCACAGCAGGACGGGGCTGCCATTTGTTTTTGGTAGATTTTGCTACACTAAAAACGCGTCAGCATACAACAAACTGGTAAAAAACTTTTTAAAACAAAATATCAAAATTCCACGCTATATCCTAGAGCAATACGCGACATCAAGAGACATAAGCCCAAATGATATTAAGTGGTATTTGAAATTTATCACTTACAAAATGGGCAAAAAAGAGCAAAAAGGGCTTAAAATCTTTATCAAAAAAGCTAGAGCAATGGGCTTTAACCCAAAACAACTCTAG
- a CDS encoding oxidoreductase, producing the protein MLKDKVVVVTGGAGRIGSEFIRAIVKNNGVGVIAEVDTKRANKLKDEILNTHKNAKVEALQVDISDKKSINELINFLHEKYGKIDALVNNAYPKSKNYGRKFFEIGIDDFNEFLGLHLGGYFNISQSFISYFLNQKFGNIINISSIQGIGAPAFETYEGTNMHSPIEYTAVKHGLIGMSKYMAKMFKKDGIRLNAISPGGILDAQPEPFLSQYKKRCGTKGMLDATDICGALVYLLSDASMFVNGQNIVVDDGFSL; encoded by the coding sequence ATGCTAAAAGATAAGGTAGTAGTAGTTACTGGTGGAGCAGGTAGAATAGGCAGTGAGTTTATAAGGGCTATTGTTAAAAATAACGGCGTAGGAGTTATAGCCGAAGTTGATACAAAAAGAGCTAATAAACTAAAGGATGAAATTTTAAATACTCACAAAAATGCAAAAGTTGAGGCACTGCAAGTTGATATATCAGATAAAAAATCTATCAACGAACTAATAAATTTCTTACACGAAAAATACGGCAAAATAGATGCACTTGTAAATAATGCGTATCCAAAAAGCAAAAATTATGGTAGAAAATTTTTTGAGATAGGTATAGATGACTTTAACGAATTTTTAGGACTTCATCTTGGTGGATATTTTAATATATCACAATCTTTTATAAGCTATTTTTTAAATCAAAAATTTGGCAACATCATAAACATATCATCAATTCAAGGCATAGGAGCACCCGCCTTTGAAACATACGAAGGCACAAATATGCACTCGCCGATAGAGTATACAGCCGTAAAACACGGGCTTATAGGTATGAGTAAATATATGGCAAAAATGTTTAAAAAAGATGGTATAAGATTAAATGCCATAAGTCCTGGCGGGATACTAGACGCACAGCCTGAACCATTTTTAAGCCAGTACAAAAAACGTTGTGGCACAAAAGGTATGCTTGATGCTACTGACATTTGTGGTGCATTAGTCTATCTTTTAAGCGATGCTTCTATGTTTGTTAATGGGCAAAATATAGTAGTTGATGACGGATTTAGTTTGTAA
- a CDS encoding cytidylyltransferase domain-containing protein, with the protein MAEVLCTICARGGSKGVKNKNIRELCGKPLIAYTIEQAKQSGLFKHIVISTDSDLIAQTALKYGAEVFFKRDERMASDTAGKIEVIRDALLKSEAHYGLKFDYHIDLDATAPLRDVSDIVNAYTQFLKDDNDILITAMPSRRSPYFNLVEVDENGKVSLSKKLPNQVLRRQDAPKSYDMNASIYIWKREALLKHDSCFVPKTGLYVMDEERSIDIDTELDFKFVEFLMEQKNAKR; encoded by the coding sequence ATGGCTGAAGTTTTATGCACTATATGTGCAAGGGGCGGAAGTAAGGGCGTTAAAAACAAAAACATACGTGAGCTTTGCGGTAAACCACTAATAGCATACACGATAGAACAAGCAAAACAAAGTGGTCTTTTTAAACACATAGTCATTAGCACCGATAGTGATTTAATAGCACAAACAGCTCTAAAATATGGAGCAGAGGTATTTTTTAAACGAGACGAGCGTATGGCTAGTGATACGGCAGGAAAAATAGAAGTCATAAGGGACGCTCTGCTTAAAAGTGAAGCACACTATGGTTTGAAATTTGATTATCACATAGACCTTGACGCAACCGCACCACTAAGAGATGTAAGCGATATAGTAAATGCATATACTCAGTTCTTAAAAGATGATAATGACATCCTAATAACAGCTATGCCAAGCAGACGAAGTCCATATTTTAACCTAGTTGAAGTTGATGAAAATGGCAAAGTCAGTCTATCAAAAAAACTACCAAATCAAGTCCTAAGACGTCAAGACGCACCAAAAAGCTACGATATGAACGCCTCTATTTATATATGGAAGCGTGAAGCACTTTTAAAACACGATAGCTGTTTTGTGCCAAAAACAGGACTTTATGTAATGGACGAGGAGCGGTCGATAGATATTGACACGGAGCTTGATTTTAAATTTGTAGAGTTTTTAATGGAGCAAAAAAATGCTAAAAGATAA
- a CDS encoding Gfo/Idh/MocA family protein: MKALIIGFGSIGKRHFEVLISLKKFDRIDVVSSQELSDIKTFKTLKETPLDEYDYFVIATPTALHYEQLKFIDECVNDKIIFCEKPLFEKLYDFIPKNQIFIGYVLRFHPFILKIKELTKDVKILSVNAKCSQYLPTWRMGDYTKCYSAKKELGGGVLLDLSHEIDYISWICGKFKEIKSINLKISDLKINSDDIAMIMAKTNDAIISLQMDYISKITNRQIFLDTDDFSIFADLVNSKLIIADKSCEKNQIDMNFERNDMFKAMHNDILNEQKIACSFKEALMVMKTIKTIQEQNNG, translated from the coding sequence TTGAAAGCTCTTATTATAGGTTTTGGTTCTATTGGCAAAAGGCATTTTGAAGTTTTAATATCTTTAAAAAAATTTGACCGCATTGATGTAGTTAGCTCACAAGAGCTAAGCGACATAAAAACATTTAAAACACTTAAAGAAACTCCACTAGATGAATATGACTATTTTGTCATAGCTACACCAACGGCACTACACTACGAACAGCTTAAATTTATAGATGAGTGCGTAAATGATAAAATCATATTTTGTGAAAAGCCACTATTTGAAAAACTATACGATTTTATACCAAAAAATCAAATTTTCATAGGTTATGTGCTTCGTTTTCATCCGTTTATTTTAAAGATAAAAGAGCTTACTAAAGATGTAAAAATTTTATCCGTAAATGCTAAATGTTCTCAGTATCTACCGACTTGGAGAATGGGCGATTATACAAAATGCTATAGTGCAAAAAAAGAGCTTGGCGGCGGAGTATTGCTTGATTTAAGTCACGAGATAGACTATATTAGCTGGATTTGTGGCAAATTTAAAGAGATAAAGAGCATTAACTTAAAAATTTCAGATCTAAAAATAAACTCAGACGACATAGCTATGATTATGGCAAAGACAAACGACGCCATTATAAGTCTACAAATGGACTATATAAGCAAAATCACAAATAGGCAAATTTTCTTAGATACTGATGATTTTAGTATCTTTGCAGATCTTGTAAATTCTAAGCTGATTATAGCGGATAAGAGTTGCGAGAAAAACCAAATAGATATGAATTTTGAGAGAAACGATATGTTTAAAGCTATGCACAATGATATTTTAAACGAGCAAAAAATAGCTTGTTCATTTAAAGAGGCTTTAATGGTTATGAAAACTATAAAAACTATACAGGAGCAAAACAATGGCTGA